The sequence CTGTTTACGGTGCCTTACTAGGTGGTATGGGTAGTATTGGTGCTTACTTTATTTATTCCAAACCAATAGATGGGTttcattaaaagaatattttagaaaagattaaggtttttattttagaattaattgatataaattattattattattaatatttttattattattaatggtgatatgatgatttaaattatttttaatgattataaGTATTGAACAATCGAATGcaattcttttatttctattgTCAATTGTgtcattattgttattatctgTAATTGAATGAGTGTATATAGTTTCATCATTAGAATTATTGGTTATGaatgtattttttaaattttgaatatgATTATTTAGtgtttgaaattgttgatcATTTAATccttttaaatcatttaaatgggtttcttcctcttcttcttgtctatataaatatgtttttataaattggtataataattataaaaataataataaaaatataaaataattaaagtgCGTTGATGCATAcaatttgttttctttttttttttgaaggttttgataattgtttttataattattgataCTATTACAATAATCTTGTACTTGGTTGAatgtaatatttaaattattaattgataatattaataaacaatttaaaagctcttcattatttttattattataattattaattaaataaaagtaaattatACTATCCATTTGATAgccaaattaattttatcaaataaaaaagaaaaaaaaatggtactttttttttaattttggtatttaactttatttttttattatcaacattaaatactttttcttaaaataattaattatcaaaaaaaatgcGCCCAttccctttttttaaattttttttattaacctagatatttttattttgataaattttatgataaaaaaaaaaacaaaaaaaaaaaaaaatctaaaaaaatcACTGGTTGGTAaaagctttttttttaaaaaaaaatagtttttcgTGATTTTGgcaaaatttcatttttatatgaaCATGTAAAAGATCGgccaacattaaaaaaaaaaaatatattttttttttttttttaaatcagaCTGTTTTTTAGagagttttatttaaaaaccaCAATATACCACTTGGGatcacaaaaaataaaaaaaaaataaaaaaaattaaaacatttgcattaaaaaatttatttaaaaattaataatttaatttcccACGTTTTAATAGTTTTGTATGTTTGATAAAGAAATCTGTGGGAATAgagtttataaaatttaaactaTCATTGTAGATATAAACAAATTCGAATGAAGGTGGCCATATTAAATCTGGTAATTCATCACAATTATAAcctgtaaaataaaatgatttcaaattAGGTGGTAAGGCATCTCTATCGATAGTTGAATCGAAAAAATCAGAAATTCGTAATAAAGTGAGTGATGATGGTAATACAtctttttgaattggttgtTTGTAACttggtaattttaataccCCTATAGATGATGGTAGATCTCCAACATTTAAGGGTTGATTAAAACCatagatttttaattttttaagattaTTTGGTAAGAGACTATCGTTTAATTCGAATTCATCTGAAACTGTTAAAACTAGTTTTGAAATAGTAGGCGGGAATTTTACATCTGTTAAATCTATTTGACTTACATTGAGTTTCAACGAAgttaaatttttgaaaaaatataaagagTGTAAATGTGGGTGGGAACGAGTAGTGAAATCCATTATTTTTAGTGTTTGAATTGTTTTGGGCAATAGAAACACTTCAAGGCATTCAtgtattgataaatttgtaattgttggtgGTAATTGAGCTGAATAGTCTTTGTTTCTACCAAGATgtaaagttttaattgagATTGGTAATGAATCTGGTTCAAGTTTATGATTGCCCGAACCGAATTTCAATGATGTAACATTGTTTGAAATCACTCCTTTTTCAATGGTctgattgaaaaaataatcaaactcTAAAGATGTTGTGCCACCTGGTACCGAT comes from Dictyostelium discoideum AX4 chromosome 2 chromosome, whole genome shotgun sequence and encodes:
- a CDS encoding hypothetical protein (Similar to Dictyostelium discoideum (Slime mold). hypothetical 97.7 kDa protein), with the protein product MDSIIYFYLINNYNNKNNEELLNCLLILSINNLNITFNQVQDYCNSINNYKNNYQNLQKKKENKLQEEEEETHLNDLKGLNDQQFQTLNNHIQNLKNTFITNNSNDETIYTHSITDNNNNDTIDNRNKRIAFDCSILIIIKNNLNHHITINNNKNINNNNNLYQLILK